One region of Cydia pomonella isolate Wapato2018A chromosome 9, ilCydPomo1, whole genome shotgun sequence genomic DNA includes:
- the LOC133521620 gene encoding uncharacterized protein LOC133521620 yields MDEDVRKLLITWNLEEYMEIFEKNKISVDCLNLLDDSMIRELFPTIGDRAIFQKNFQNWKSIALGQFSVMNMDVDILQEKHRNPLTEMTNIELFQTLMNTEDAPENANSDTPNPVSPLKVMENKQEGIQQSKDNKLLDLLQSSAEGKIILSLHKDDGLLSSSSRRRICNIIIKHLLGDDPSKTNIPSSVLFDMASQIKEVFNKENISTYFIPYINNKKLKIRRCAKGKLYDCLQNRKGSIVLPREKCHIQVLQDLLPLKLMKRLNQRTFRTMWLGLKRQLSRGNYSNKNGKLLQNIDLKKQKT; encoded by the exons ATGGACGAAGATGTAAGAAAACTTTTAATCACATGGAACCTCGAGGAATACATGGAAATTTTCGAAA aaaacaaaaTATCTGTAGATTGCCTCAATTTACTAGATGACAGCATGATACGGGAATTGTTTCCTACTATTGGTGACAGAGccatatttcaaaaaaattttcaaaattggaAATCTATTGCTCTTGGACAG TTTTCAGTAATGAACATGGATGTTGATATACTCCAAGAAAAGCATAGGAATCCGTTAACTGAAATGACAAACATAGAATTATTTCAAACATTGATGAATACAGAAGATGCACCTGAAAATGCGAACAGTGATACCCCAAATCCAGTCTCTCCTTTGAAAGTTATGGAAAATAAACAAGAAGGGATACAACAAAGTAAAGATAAT AAACTTCTGGATTTACTGCAGTCAAGCGCAGAGGGCAAAATTATACTTTCCCTGCACAAGGACGACGGTTTGTTGAGCAGCAGCTCTAGGAGAAGGATAtgtaacataataattaaacatttacTTGGGGATGACCCCTCAAAAACCAATATTCCAAGTTCTGTTCTGTTTGATATGGCCAGTCAAATCAAAGAAGTTTTTAATAAAGAGAACATAAGCACATACTTCATTCCGTACATCAACAACAAGAAATTGAAAATCAGAAGATGTGCTAAGGGAAAGCTATATGATTGTTTGCAAAATAGAAAAGGGAGTATCGTATTGCCGCGAGAAAAATGTCACATACAAGTACTCCAGGATCTTCTACCACTGAAACTAATGAAGAGACTGAACCAG AGGACGTTTCGGACGATGTGGCTTGGATTAAAGCGTCAACTGAGCCGTGGAAACTACTCGAACAAAAATGGAAAACTACTACAAAACATAGACTTGAAGAAACAAAAAACATGA
- the LOC133521619 gene encoding uncharacterized protein LOC133521619, with the protein MTKNLFRLTHYLLIYIYLSKMPKCFICKLVISSIKDLCHHFKYMHGNHSFDYYECAEERCNRKYFLINSFKKHLKIHTSISDDAEYLNAHQNVNNFNSDNLIQHNNCNEAISEFSDLSTAHDSGTAQTAIDFESSVLKFTANLHANTLIPRNVVQYVTENMNTLVSDSVIKPLQNMLSQCLSQRQISAEWAGRLQSHLDKFSDSFEDVRSEHVRFALFKEKGTYIEPEEYVLGQRLETSYANNSFKLVPTTSTGQFIPLRHVLKKFLESSNDYQQITQHYNDLKSSNCDVIQNIVQGSEWRKMVTSCSGQIVLPLGLYFDDYEVGNPLGSRAGVHKLGAVYISILCLPPHYLSKLQNIFLALLFHSFDRQHFGNRVTFGPIISELNFLSRQGIDLTFSDGTHSKVFFKLAVILGDNLGLHSLIGFTESFSSNFSCRICKIRKEDLRYAHECDRDLYRTMEQYLIDLNQRNVSETGIKEECVWHDIDGFSVINNVRVDIMHDLLEGVCKYDMSFILYYYIEQLKLFSLDTLNGRLTCFDYGPDRSNQPPCILQEHLRNQSIKMSASEMLCFVRYFSLLVEDLIPTNDTLWELYLHLRKILDIVISNQLQKGTIDFLKLLISEHHKLYLRITNKTLTPKFHFLTHYHDMLQKFGPLVSIWSMRFEAKHRLSKLSANVSSNRRNVCKSLAIRHQLKLNNLFLNKHLEKKVQMGHNRPVDDNIKEKIMNKLNLNSAFIEEYNWLIISGTRYNCNLVLTLDVVNDGMPIFGSINSIFLCNDDILFEVNLFETQYFDERLCCFVVIKSNAETEFFMYDKLYSYVPNTMTRSRDSRTTYVTLRSSI; encoded by the coding sequence ATGACAAAGAATTTGTTTCGGTTAACTCATTACTTGCTGATTTACATTTACTTGAGTAAAATGCCTAAGTGCTTTATATGCAAATTGGTCATTTCTTCTATAAAAGACTTATGCCATCACTTCAAATACATGCATGGTAATCATAGTTTTGATTATTATGAGTGTGCTGAGGAAAGGtgtaatagaaaatattttttaattaattcatttaaaaaacatttaaaaatccaTACCTCAATTAGTGATGATGCCGAATACCTTAACGCACATCAAAATGTAAACAACTTTAATTCTGATAATCTGATTCAGCATAATAATTGTAACGAAGCAATTTCTGAGTTTTCTGATTTGTCAACAGCTCACGATTCAGGCACTGCCCAAACGGCGATAGATTTTGAGAGTTCTGTACTTAAATTCACAGCTAATTTACATGCCAATACTTTGATCCCCAGAAATGTAGTTCAATATGTTACTGAAAATATGAATACCTTGGTCTCCGACTCAGTAATAAAACCTCTTCAAAATATGTTGTCGCAGTGTTTGTCGCAAAGGCAAATATCTGCCGAATGGGCTGGACGTTTGCAGAGCCATTTAGATAAATTTAGTGATTCTTTTGAAGATGTAAGATCTGAACATGTACGTTTTGCTTTGTTCAAGGAAAAAGGTACTTACATAGAGCCTGAAGAATATGTTCTTGGTCAAAGATTAGAAACCAGCTATGCtaataatagttttaaattGGTACCTACTACATCCACAGGCCAATTCATACCACTTCgacatgtattaaaaaaatttttagaatcAAGTAACGACTATCAGCAGATTACCCAACACTATAATGATTTAAAATCTTCCAATTGTGACGTTATACAAAATATAGTCCAGGGTTCTGAATGGCGAAAAATGGTTACTTCTTGTAGTGGACAAATTGTTTTACCCCTTGGACTATATTTTGACGATTATGAAGTAGGTAATCCTCTTGGTAGCAGAGCTGGTGTACATAAACTAGGTGCTGTATATATATCTATTCTTTGTCTGCCACCGCACTACTTGTCAAAGCTACAGAACATTTTCTTAGCATTACTTTTCCATTCATTCGACCGTCAACATTTTGGAAATAGAGTAACTTTTGGTCCTATAATAtcagaattaaattttttgagtCGCCAGGGAATCGATTTGACTTTTTCCGATGGAACGCATagtaaagttttctttaaattaGCTGTGATTTTGGGTGACAATCTAGGTTTACATAGCTTAATTGGTTTTACTGAATCCTTTTCTAGTAACTTTTCATGTCGAATTTGTAAGATACGTAAAGAAGACCTAAGGTATGCTCATGAATGTGACCGTGATTTGTATCGTACGATGGaacaatatttaattgatttaaaccaaaGAAATGTATCAGAGACGGGCATCAAAGAAGAATGTGTATGGCATGATATCGATGGTTTTTCCGTTATCAATAACGTGCGGGTAGATATAATGCACGATTTACTCGAAGGTGTTTGTAAATACGACATGtcatttatattgtattattacatagaacaattaaaattattctCATTAGATACATTGAATGGAAGATTAACTTGTTTTGATTATGGACCTGATCGTAGCAATCAACCACCCTGTATACTTCAAGAACACCTTCGTAATCAGTCCATTAAAATGTCAGCATCGGAAATGCTTTGTTTTGTAAGGTATTTTAGTTTGCTAGTAGAGGATTTGATACCAACGAATGATACCCTTTGGGAGCTATATTTACATCTTAGAAAAATACTTGACATTGTGATTTCTAATCAATTGCAAAAAGGTACTATTGATTTTCTTAAGTTATTAATTTCTGAACAccacaaattatatttacgaaTTACTAACAAAACGTTAACACCAAAATTTCATTTCTTAACTCATTATCATGATATGTTACAAAAATTTGGTCCATTGGTATCTATCTGGTCAATGAGGTTTGAAGCTAAGCACCGATTATCAAAACTTTCTGCAAATGTATCTAGCAATAGAAGAAACGTTTGCAAATCTCTAGCTATTAGGCACCAACTAAAGTTGAATAACTTGTTTCTCAATAAACACCTTGAAAAGAAAGTACAGATGGGACATAACCGGCCAGTAGATGacaatataaaagaaaaaattatgaacaaattaaatttaaactctGCATTTATTGAAGAGTATAATTGGTTGATTATTAGCGGAACTAGGTACAATTGCAACTTAGTGTTAACGTTAGATGTAGTTAACGATGGGATGCCTATTTTTGGTTCTATTAATAGCATTTTTTTGTGCAATGATGACATACTATTTGAGGTAAACCTTTTTGAAACACAGTATTTTGATGAAAGACTTTGTTGTTTTGTAGTTATTAAGAGTAATGCAGAGACTGAATTTTTCATGTACGACAAACTTTATAGCTATGTCCCAAATACCATGACACGTAGTCGTGACAGTAGAACAACTTACGTTACTCTGAGGtcttcaatataa